In the genome of Variovorax sp. PAMC26660, the window CGCGCCAATCGCGCCGGAAGCAGCAGCCTTCACGATGCGTCGGAACTTGGGGCATTCCATATGGCTCGGCTCGGGGCAGACCGCGGCGTGCCGCAGCCCGTCGCGCATGGCGCTCAGGTTGCGGATCGTCTTGTCCAACTCGTCGGCCTTGTCCGCCAGCATCTGCCGGTCGATGCGTGGCCGCCCGTCCAACGCGAACATGAGCGCGATCTCGTCCAGCGAAAAACCGGCGGCGCGCCCCAGCGCGATCAGCGCCAACCGCTCCAGCACGCCGGGGTCGAACAGGCGGCGCAGGCCCTGCCTGCCGATCGAGGTGATCAGCCCCTTTTCGTCATAGAACCGCAGCGTCGAGGCAGGAACGCCGGACCGCTGCGACACCTCTGCGATGTCCATGTTTCTTACCCCCTTGACCTCAAGTCGACTTGAAGTTGCACAGTCTAGCTTCCGCCTCTTGAGGGCACGCAATGGAAAACGATCATGACCATCACACACCCGACCGGCGACGAG includes:
- a CDS encoding helix-turn-helix domain-containing protein, whose translation is MDIAEVSQRSGVPASTLRFYDEKGLITSIGRQGLRRLFDPGVLERLALIALGRAAGFSLDEIALMFALDGRPRIDRQMLADKADELDKTIRNLSAMRDGLRHAAVCPEPSHMECPKFRRIVKAAASGAIGAPRKKRGPGIGKNPASRLKKDTL